In Ananas comosus cultivar F153 linkage group 10, ASM154086v1, whole genome shotgun sequence, the following proteins share a genomic window:
- the LOC109716428 gene encoding uncharacterized protein LOC109716428, producing the protein MMTHAKSESDVTSLAASSPPRSPKRGAVYYVQSPSRDSHDDGDKSSSMHATPVYNNSPMESPSHPSSFAGRHSRASSVSRFSGNLRSGSGRKAAGRGKRGGGGGGGVGLVNEKGWPECDVIEEEGPYDGLDDDRGISRRCQIALGFLSFVLLFTVFCLIIWGAARPYKPNIVVKSLEMSNFYAGEGTDHTGVPTKMVTVNCTLKINVYNSAAMFGIHVSSSPVQLIFSEITIATGELKKYYQPRKSHRTVSVVIHGEKVPLYGAGAGLALSSTGSTVPLTLDFDITSRGYVVGKLVRVTHRKHVTCSFTIDSKNTKPIKISRNLCSFA; encoded by the exons ATGATGACGCACGCCAAGTCGGAATCTGACGTCACTAGCCTggcggcgtcgtcgccgccgcggtCACCGAAGCGCGGGGCCGTCTACTACGTGCAGAGCCCGTCGCGGGACTCGCATGACGACGGCGACAAGTCGTCTTCGATGCACGCCACGCCGGTGTACAACAACAGCCCGATGGAGTCGCCGTCGCACCCCTCGTCGTTCGCGGGCCGCCACTCGCGAGCCTCCTCCGTGAGCCGGTTCTCCGGAAACCTCCGATCCGGCTCTGGCCGCAAGGCAGCGGGTCGGGGcaagcgcggcggcggcggaggtggcggggTCGGCTTGGTCAATGAGAAGGGGTGGCCCGAATGCGATGTGATCGAGGAGGAGGGGCCGTACGACGGCCTCGATGACGACCGAGGGATCTCGCGCCGGTGCCAGATCGCGCTCGGGTTTCTTAGCTTCGTGCTGCTGTTCACCGTGTTCTGCCTCATCATATGGGGTGCGGCACGGCCTTACAAGCCCAATATCGTCGTCAAG AGTTTGGAAATGAGTAACTTCTACGCTGGCGAGGGTACGGACCATACCGGAGTTCCAACCAAAATGGTCACAGTAAATTGTACTTTGAAGATAAACGTGTACAACTCCGCAGCAATGTTCGGCATTCATGTTTCTTCGAGCCCCGTTCAGCTCATCTTCTCGGAGATAACAATTGCTACTGGGGAG CTGAAGAAGTACTACCAACCCAGAAAGAGCCACCGGACCGTCTCGGTGGTCATACACGGCGAGAAGGTTCCTCTTTACGGGGCCGGGGCAGGGCTGGCTCTGTCGAGCACCGGCAGCACCGTCCCGCTAACCCTAGATTTCGATATCACCTCTCGCGGTTATGTCGTCGGGAAGCTCGTGAGAGTGACGCATCGGAAGCACGTCACTTGCTCGTTCACCATCGACTCCAAAAACACAAAGCCGATTAAGATCTCGCGGAACTTATGCTCCTTTGCTTGA